CCCGCTTTTCCCAGTGGGGCCTGGAGCGGCCGAGGTTCCTCTTCCTCGAGGTCCGGGACGAGGTGGAGGTCTACCTAGAGGCGAGGCTTCTCCGGTGATCCGCCTGGGCTACCCCTGCGAGAACCTCACCCTGAAGGCCACCACCAACCGCACCCTGCGCCTCGCCCACCTCACCGAGGAGAGGGTGCGGGAGAAGGTGGCGGAAAACCTGAAGGACCTGGAAAGGGTCCTCCGCTTCAACGCCGAACACGGCTTCGCCCTCTTCCGCATCGGCCAACACCTCATCCCCTTCGCCTCCCACCCCCTCTTTCCCTACGACTGGGAGAAGGCCCACAAGGAGGCCTTGGGGCGCCTCGGGGCCCTGGCCCGTGCCCTCGGCCAGCGGCTTTCCATGCACCCTGGGCCCTACGTGAACCCGGGAAGCCAAGACCCCAAGGTGGTGGAGCGCTCCCTAATGGAGCTCCGCTACTCCGCCCGCCTTCTCTCCCTCCTCGGGGCAGAGGACGGGGTCTTGGTCCTCCACCTGGGCGGGGCCTACGGGGAGAAGGGGAGGGCCCTCCGCCGCTTCGTGGAAAACCTCCGGGGGGAGGGGGAGGTCCTGCGCTACCTGGCCCTGGAGAACGACGAGAGGCTCTGGAACGTGGAGGAGGCCCTGGAGGCGGCGGAGGCCCTGGGGGTGCCGGTGGTGGTGGACACCCTTCACCACG
This region of Thermus thermophilus genomic DNA includes:
- the uvsE gene encoding UV DNA damage repair endonuclease UvsE, with product MIRLGYPCENLTLKATTNRTLRLAHLTEERVREKVAENLKDLERVLRFNAEHGFALFRIGQHLIPFASHPLFPYDWEKAHKEALGRLGALARALGQRLSMHPGPYVNPGSQDPKVVERSLMELRYSARLLSLLGAEDGVLVLHLGGAYGEKGRALRRFVENLRGEGEVLRYLALENDERLWNVEEALEAAEALGVPVVVDTLHHALNPGRLSLEEAFRLAFPTWRGRPKVHLASQDPNKRPGAHAFRVAEPDWERLLAALPAPADVMVEAKGKERGLGPRGEAFLLASL